A single window of Dermochelys coriacea isolate rDerCor1 chromosome 14, rDerCor1.pri.v4, whole genome shotgun sequence DNA harbors:
- the COPRS gene encoding coordinator of PRMT5 and differentiation stimulator isoform X2 → MEGPGGRQREEDPLEPLLGPEITVAAGDCTCHEEEELVKGGTVVNWRPRKGCLAKNVSDCESHQSRFSGCPCYESDTSHSDSSGPPIKWLGDFDDFQSDLEDWELDASFPELKINSQYEEEDWDKELEDAECNPYDAEDIDCGSLQENYLLASYAWQEESLYNPMCHHTAPLALNSPNRMPEVGQFDDADD, encoded by the exons atggaggggccgggggggcggcAGCGGGAAGAGGATCCGCTGGAGCCGCTCCTAGGCCCGGAG ATAACGGTGGCTGCAGGTGACTGCACATGTCATGAGGAAGAAGAACTTGTGAAAGGAGGGACAGTTGTGAACTGGAGGCCTAGAAAAG GCTGTTTGGCAAAGAACGTTTCTGATTGTGAGTCTCACCAGAGTAGATTTTCTGGTTGCCCTTGCTATGAAAGTGACACATCTCATTCAGATTCCTCGGGGCCTCCCATTAAATGGCTTGGTGACTTTGATGACTTCCAAAGTGACCTTGAGGACTGGGAGTTGGATGCATCTTTCCCTGAGCTGAAAATTAATTCTCAGTACGAGGAAGAGGACTGGGATAAAGAATTGGAGGATGCTGAATGTAATCCATATG aCGCGGAAGATATCGACTGTGGTAGTCTTCAGGAAAATTATCTATTGGCATCATATGCATGGCAAGAAGAATCATTGTATAACCCCATGTGTCACCACACAGCTCCACTCGCTCTGAATTCACCAAATAGAATGCCTGAGGTTGGCCAGTTTGATGATGCAGATGACTGA
- the COPRS gene encoding coordinator of PRMT5 and differentiation stimulator isoform X1: MGVLYFSVWGSSWGYGHNCRGLITVAAGDCTCHEEEELVKGGTVVNWRPRKGCLAKNVSDCESHQSRFSGCPCYESDTSHSDSSGPPIKWLGDFDDFQSDLEDWELDASFPELKINSQYEEEDWDKELEDAECNPYDAEDIDCGSLQENYLLASYAWQEESLYNPMCHHTAPLALNSPNRMPEVGQFDDADD; the protein is encoded by the exons atgggaGTACTCTATTTCAGTGTGTGGGGATCGAGTTGGGGTTATGGACACAACTGCAGGGGTTTG ATAACGGTGGCTGCAGGTGACTGCACATGTCATGAGGAAGAAGAACTTGTGAAAGGAGGGACAGTTGTGAACTGGAGGCCTAGAAAAG GCTGTTTGGCAAAGAACGTTTCTGATTGTGAGTCTCACCAGAGTAGATTTTCTGGTTGCCCTTGCTATGAAAGTGACACATCTCATTCAGATTCCTCGGGGCCTCCCATTAAATGGCTTGGTGACTTTGATGACTTCCAAAGTGACCTTGAGGACTGGGAGTTGGATGCATCTTTCCCTGAGCTGAAAATTAATTCTCAGTACGAGGAAGAGGACTGGGATAAAGAATTGGAGGATGCTGAATGTAATCCATATG aCGCGGAAGATATCGACTGTGGTAGTCTTCAGGAAAATTATCTATTGGCATCATATGCATGGCAAGAAGAATCATTGTATAACCCCATGTGTCACCACACAGCTCCACTCGCTCTGAATTCACCAAATAGAATGCCTGAGGTTGGCCAGTTTGATGATGCAGATGACTGA
- the COPRS gene encoding coordinator of PRMT5 and differentiation stimulator isoform X3 has protein sequence MINIAKQFLLLWRLQLELFNQPPLEGCEEAVVMMKQDCCLAKNVSDCESHQSRFSGCPCYESDTSHSDSSGPPIKWLGDFDDFQSDLEDWELDASFPELKINSQYEEEDWDKELEDAECNPYDAEDIDCGSLQENYLLASYAWQEESLYNPMCHHTAPLALNSPNRMPEVGQFDDADD, from the exons ATGATCAATATTGCAAAACAATTCCTGTTGTTGTGGAGGCTCCAGCTGGAGTTATTCAACCAACCTCCTCTTGAAGGATGTGAAGAGGCAGTGGTGATGATGAAACAGGACT GCTGTTTGGCAAAGAACGTTTCTGATTGTGAGTCTCACCAGAGTAGATTTTCTGGTTGCCCTTGCTATGAAAGTGACACATCTCATTCAGATTCCTCGGGGCCTCCCATTAAATGGCTTGGTGACTTTGATGACTTCCAAAGTGACCTTGAGGACTGGGAGTTGGATGCATCTTTCCCTGAGCTGAAAATTAATTCTCAGTACGAGGAAGAGGACTGGGATAAAGAATTGGAGGATGCTGAATGTAATCCATATG aCGCGGAAGATATCGACTGTGGTAGTCTTCAGGAAAATTATCTATTGGCATCATATGCATGGCAAGAAGAATCATTGTATAACCCCATGTGTCACCACACAGCTCCACTCGCTCTGAATTCACCAAATAGAATGCCTGAGGTTGGCCAGTTTGATGATGCAGATGACTGA